The Anopheles gambiae chromosome 2, idAnoGambNW_F1_1, whole genome shotgun sequence genomic sequence TTTGCCAGCCACCATTTTGCCACACTTCCAAATGTAAGCAAAAGGGGTACGCCTAATACCGTAGGATCTTTGAGAGTAATTTGTGCGTTTTGTTCTCCCTCTTCCTCGTCAGGTATCGATGGGCATTCGTTAGCAGTCAGAACGAGAACCTCCACAAAACGGGCGGTTACGATGAGAAGAAAATGGCCTTCATACCTCACGTCTCGAGAATATCTCAGTTAATGGACCTTCGCTACACATCTCACTCGCCGGTAAGTAGTCTCAGTGCGGCATCTTCCAGGCATTTTAATTCAATATCTGCATGTCCTCCCCACGACAGAAAACGCAAACGACCAAAGGCAAGCACATCATGCTGACCTGCCAGTCGATCAACACGCTGCAGGACCTGTACGGCTTCTTCTCGACACTCTCGATGCGCTGGCCCTCACACATCTCGTACAGTGACACGGAGAAGGACACGAAGCAATGCTTGGAGGAGGTAGAGCACGTACTGGCACTGGACTTTCTGGAGAAAATCCCCTTGACTAAATAGTAGCAGCAATCTTACTTCTAGTAATAGCACTTCTTACAGTaaaagagtgaaagagagcgcGAGCGAACAGCAGGGACACGCCACACTGGGTTAGCGCCAGTCGACGACCACGCAATCCATCACCATTCGAAACCGATTCGTGATTTACTtcagtatttttttgtaactCTCCTCGAGTAGAAGCAGTAGGACCCATGGCAGGCCAGAGTGTGCTCGTAATTTGCTGTAGTATAAGTGCTCCATTTCTCATAGTCAATTCGAAAGCATTGATCCTGTTTCCGACAAAGAGTGGTGAATCCTTTGGCAATTCTCTACGCTGATAAGATTAACATAATTTAGTATTTCGCGCAACCGAAAGGCACGAACTGAGTAAAAAGCCGGTTGTGCCGGtcttgtacgtgtgtgtgtgtctttgcgtGTGTCtaagtatgtgtgtgagtctaTATGTTTATGTGATTTTAAGATATTTGACCTATCAATGTTTCTAAATATTCGTCtaatcgagagagagaggggcaCGTGTTGGTTGAGAGATATTGGTAGTGTGAAAATGCAATTGCGAGGAGTAGTGCAGTGGGggcggtgtatgtgtgtgcgtgtgtggcggAAACGAAGTGTGATGTTAACAAGTAAGGTCAAGATAATGATAACCGTTAGACGAATGTTGTATGTATGCTTTATCTATAGATGCAAGAAGTAATCGGAAAGGGCGCAGAAGAATGTTATCGTAATTTATGATTGATGCGTTAAGCAAAGAATGATTCAATAAAATGATCAATAAAAGCTGTttcaaatacatttttatcaaaaaaaaaaaaaaaaaaggatattgGTTACTGTTTTATACGTTCTTGTAGGTTCTGCGATACGATCGTTAGCAGTTTTTGGCGGATGATCGCAGCAGCAAGACACCGCCGCGATCGCGACACGAAGCACTGAACAAGGCAATATAAATACAACCAGTATTCttaccccctccccccacaaCCAGTTAGCAAGGGAACGAGAAACGGGCGAAAATCACACTTGCCGTGTTGCTGGTGGCCGTGTTTCTTCTTCACAATTTCCCGATCGGTTTGCAGAACAGTTGAGTAAACACATCGCCGCTGCGTACCCTTGAACAACGGCAGGTTGGCAACGGCGGAAGTGTTGGTCggttttgaagcaaaatgCTTCAACAATTTAGTGCAAAGCGACCTGTCTTCTGCGAAGAGGGTTGATGCGAAGACACACACAGGGGTACATGCACGTATCCATGACGACAAGACAACACACCACGCGCCGCCCGTAGCTCGAGtgctttcgttcgtttgttgtgtgtttttgtgcttgCTCTTATCAAAATCAGTGTAGTAGCGTTGAATTCGTCATCCGATAAGGTGTGTGCTAAAGGTTCGGTAGAACATCACCGCAGCAAATGGTTGCAAAATGTACACGAAACAGAACAAAATCTTCTCCCATTTTTGGCACCAAATGGTTCCATTTTTGGGCgggttgttgattttttcagtACATTTTACATGCACCGTTGAAGCGAGGCCACAGACCGTGAGCAGTAACGGGAACAATACCAGCAATGCACGGTTCGGTGCCCATGGTAACAAGATCACACTTCTGTTGCTGCTTTGATCGCTtctaatttaattgttttttcgTTCTGTCACTTCTCAGAATACGCCTACGTGTCTAGTTGGCCAATTGTGGACCGCAAGCTTGGGTCGGTGTCGGCTGTCGCTCTGGATGGCGATGGCAACGTTGTCATATTTCATCGCGGATCCCACGTATGGCAGTTGAGCTCGTTCGACACGGAAAACCGATACCAAGAAGCAACAGGTGGTCCAATAGCGCAGCCAACGGTACTCAAGTTTAACCGCAACACGGGCGAACTGCTGCAGCAATGGGGTGAAAACCTGTTCTACATGCCGCACGGACTAACGGTCGATCATGAGCAGAACTACTGGCTGACGGATGTGGCACTGCACCAGGTGTTCAAGTTCGATCTGAACCACTCGACGACGGAACCGGTGCTCACGCTCGGCACCCGGTTCGAACCCGGCAACGATGCGTACCACTACTGTAAGCCAACGGCCGTGGCGGTGCTGAAGAGTGGCGAGTTTTTCGTCGCCGATGGTTACTGTAACGGGCGTATCGTGAAGTACTCGGCGGAAGGCATACCACTGCTGTCCTGGGGGCGCAATTCTTTCGTGCTAACCCGCTCCTTTACACTCCCATCGGGGCAACCAGTGCCGGCGAGCTTTTTCGCCATTCCACACGCACTGGCGCTGGTGCCGGATCGTGATCTGTTGTGTGTGGCCGATCGGGAACAGGGGCGGGTGCAGTGCTTCCACACGCGCAATGGCACGTTTCACTCGCAGTACAGCAGCCCGGAGATCGGCAGTCGGCTGTTCAGTGTGAAGTACATTTCGTCCGACGGTGGACTGCTGTACACGATCAACGGTCCACAGTTCGTGCTGAACCCGGTCCCGGTCGCTGGACACATCATCGAGATGGCAAGCGGTAACGTAATAGGGCGGTTTCAACCCAACAATCCCAAACACGCATTTAGCAATCCACACGAGCTGGCCGTCACGGACGATGGGTCGGAAGTGTACGTAGCCGAGCTGAATCCCCAGATGGTGCACAAGTTCCGTCGAATCTCACCAGCACGACCCAccggcagcaccaccactaccgtGAATCCCGCAACAAGTGTAACCCGCAACGAAGGTGAGAATACGCCCGAGAATGGCCGCTATGCCGGAGCGCCCGGAATGAACAGTGCCCTGACCGCTGGTTCGATTGGAATATTCTCCATTGTTAGCACACTGATCGTGACCAGCCTGCTGGTGATACTGATGGCCCGCGTCATTTGCTTCCGAACGGGGCAGGGATCCTCCTCGCGCGTTGACGAAGTGCCGCTGAGAAATATGGGCGACGACGAGGGCTAGAGAGGACGACCGTGCACCGCACTTTTTGCTTTCCCCACAAACTTACACAAACATTACTTACAGAACGAGAGCTGTGATCTAGCGAACCGCAACCGACGCACACTGGACTACTTAGATTGGACTGAACTTAGCTGTAATTTAATGAATGTATCACGCCCAGGTGCAGCTTTTTCTACTTTTACCAGTGCAGAGAGTATTTAATAATATTGATAAcaattgtttatttaaaatatataacaaATCGGACAAACGGGCCCGTCAGTGTCAGCTAAAGGCTTTAAAGCAGCGGCACccgcgcttgtgtgtgtgtgtggtcattTATAGGCGGTGATGACATGGTTCCGCGGTGAAAGGTACGGATCGAACAGTACATCGATACGCGCATTGGTGCCTGCAAAGAACTCGAAGGACAAATTAAAAGATTGTTCCCGGGGAAGGGTTGGATTGGTCGTTACCTTGTTCCAGTAGAAACAACCAACGATCGTACAGGACGATCGTTTCTATCAGTGGAGCAAACATCAGTCTTATCGTGTAAAACTTTACAACCTCTTCCCATCGGCTGAGCCGTGATTGTGTTGCCGCCGAGTGGACATCGCTCTCCGGCACAGTGATCCCCAGTCCATCGACCGCTCGTTGGCAGTATTCGGCGAAGCTTACCTCCGTCGCCCTGATGCCACCCTTCAGTCCGGCATGCTTTAAATCGGGACGCAAACGAACGATAATACTTTCGATCGCAGCACGGTAAGCGTGTATCTTAAGCTCGTGATAATCACCACTCAGCCTTTCCCGGTACTGCTCAATCGCATGGCAGGCCATTTCACGCGCTTCGTAGCTCAGGGTGAGATTAGTACGACGACAAAAGTCGCTTAAAGGGAATCCATACTCCTTTGATTCGCCGTTCGATATCGAGCTCTCGCACGAAAGCTTcatgtagcagcagcaaacgagcTTAATGAAGCGACACTCGTGGCAGGCAAGAAAGAGGCGCAATAAAGAGGGCGCTAGATCACCGCACGGATGAAGTCCAATTAGTCCGAATTGGAGTGCATCGGAATGTTGACCTTTTTCGATGTTTAGTGCATCCCGTAGCAGTTGCTCGAAAGCATTCGGGTCAATGCGATCAAGGTTGACCTTTTCGTGCAGATGGACCGGGTGTGGAACGATGGTGGTAGTGTTTTGCAGCTTTGGCTCGAGTTTTACTAACCGACGCCAGAGTTCTGCGTCCTTTTGCCTGTTGAGGAAGTAGAGGATGAATGTGAGcaattatattttgtttttgtttggcttttcCTATACCTTGCGGCTTGAACGAACGATTCATTCTGTTCGAGACAGCACACGCGGAAACCAAATCCGTAGGCAAGCGTGCGTGCTAGATTCCCCTGTCCCGAGCCAATATCCACCAGCGTGCGGCAATTGTTTTCACGCGAACAGTTAGTGGCAAACTGCTCTATTTCGTGACGCTTTTTCAGTTTGACCGACTTATGAAACAAACTAGATTGTTTGTAATAAACACAGTTTGGGTCGGTTGGGTGCTTTTCGGTGGTCTTAGGTTTGCTCCTAGTGTGTACTAATCGGCGGAAAAGCGATCGCAAGGCAAGTACCGTCAAAGGCCACACAGTTATTTCTGTGTTTCTGCTCTCAAATGACAGGAGAGCTGGAAGATGCTCGATCGGGATGGTACTGAAACAGCGAATCCAGCTCGGAGGTAAACTGTTCCAGTGATTCAGATGGAAGAAATCCTACGATAAAAGTATATAATGAGAGCAAAACCGCGGCAACAATTACGCTCTGTATCTTACCACAATGTACGCATCGATAATAGGCCTGTAGAGATCCACAATTTGCCTAGATTCAAGGATTTTCTGCTGCAATTCTGCCTGCAAACGTGGAATGTTTCCATCCATCGCTTTGTTGTGCTCGTGgcggtttgtttacaaatatGCTGCAGGTGCGAGAAAGGGATGGCTTATGTGCTGTCATTCCGTCAGGGCCCTTGTGTCAGTTCTTTTTTTCCGTGCAGGAATGTGCAATAAAACGGCAAAATGCTATAGGGACAGTGCATAACATAAGGGcagagaaataaaataattttatttttattacaacgTAAATAAGCCTCTCATTTTGGTCAGCAAAAATAATTCTGTAAATTGCGACTGGTACGTTGGTACCCTAAtgtcaaaaaaagaagaaacgtcAAACTGTTGGCACGTTCCAGCACCCCTTCAgcttgctgtgtgtgcgcgaaggAAAATTCCAGCATTTTGCAGTGCGTTGGAGggaataaataaattccatAATAATACCACCGTTTCGCCACTGACTTCATTCGCCCACTCGAGCGGCCGTCGAAGGTGCGCATGAACGCACATCCTGGTGAATGTGGCTTGTGTGTAGTTCTGGGTAGAAcaaaccccccaaaaaaaggaatccTTTCGGAAATTCCGTCAGTGTAAAGTTCGGTGTCCATCATCAGCTGATATGGAGATTGTGACAGCGAAGCAATGTGAGGTTTTGTTTAcctgtagcagcagcagcagcagcagcagcagcaaggatAAGAGAATGTGGTGATCAGATTGCGTGAAACGGCgtggcacatacacacatacactgcgTCTGATGCACCATTGAAGTGCATCAATCGTGAGCTCATCGTGCAGTTTGGTTTGATTTCCGTTCAAGACGTCAGCGCATTACCGCACTTGACCCGTCGTGGGAGGGGGtggcaacacaacacaacacaaaacacccGACACAAGTGCacgtgggagagagagagagagcgagcgagggagagagaacaGGTGGAGGAAGGTGAAGATTGTGTGAagtgtgctgctgtttgttcTGTGTTACCCCAAACGTTGTGGTGgggtggtgtgtgtgggtgggtgatCAGCATTAGTCGGATTCCTGCTGCAGGAAGAAGCCCACCAAGAAGGCCCCGCTACCACGTCGGAGGAGAGGCACTTAGTGCCTGAAGCGCACCGGGTGTTTGGCGTGAAATTTGCGTAAAGTGTGGCTAGTTCTCGGGAAGGAGAGGGTGGCATTGAAAGGTACCGAGCGAAGTAGGAAACGGTGAAGGAAGGAAACAGCTCAAGTGATAATTATTGATAGCGCGCAAAGTGGCCCCCGCTGCCGGGCTGTGCGAAGCTGGAAATCGAAAGGGAAACGGAATGAAACTGCTCGCGCAGATAATTCCCCTAAGGGTTGTGGTGCTGTAGTGTGAAGGAGAGGCAAAACAGAGCGAGGGGGGCTTTTTAAAGTGCGAGCGTACGAGCGAGACGCAAGATAGGTAAAGATTTGTTACGTAGTGAGAACACGACACGACGCGAGAAAGAATAAGAGAAGGGGgggtgagtgagtgagcgGTCAAGGggtgggttggttggttggttgggtgaGTGTTTCGTGCACATGTTGTGCGTATGTTGAGACAGCCCTGCACAAACACATTCATACATACATCGCGCGCGAGAAAATTTGTgtccgtgtgagtgtgtatgtgtgtgactatccgcgcgagagagagcgaaagaggaTGCTGCGAAGAATTCGCCAGCAAAGCAACCAaagccccagcagcagcatcatccccAAGGCAACACCAGCAAGACAAGTGTGACAAGAAGTTGGCTGCTTCACATCGCGGTCGCCGCCGCTGTCCGCATTTGTGTGTTGATCTCGAAGCGTTTGATTCGCTGGGTCGTGTGTCGACGGCCACCGCAGGCCGAAAAGGGGAGAGCGAAAGACCCGTGTGTGAGCGCCACACAACACCACAGTGTTGTCAAAGGTTTCGCCCAGTGTTGTTGGCCGCAAAAGTTCAGAGTGTAGGttgttggtgtggtgtggtctTTCCCTTCGCCTCCGTGGCGTTATCGTtgtgttgtttggttgtttggctGCTGTCATTGGTACACTCCGAGAGTGGAAAAAGAGCAATTTTTCACGATGAAGTTTGGCGCTGAATTTCCCGCCTAGCGGTTTCAAGAAAAGGTAAGTAAGTTTTAGGAAGTGTTGGGGATGGTTTCCTTTGTAGAAGTGATATCGATAAAACGATGCATTGCGTATTGATGTAGATACGGGAAATAGTAAATGTCCTTTGGTGATATCAAGATTCGAACCTCGAATGGCGAATCGGTGCAGCGCATACAACAGTACGTTTGCCTACTACCCCAACAAGACCGGTCCGGGAATTGCACCGAAAAAAGTGAACCAGATCTCCAACACGACGGTACGGTTTTTGCTCTCGACCTGCGCGCTCGAAGCCCCGAATTGAAATGTCCCTGAGCTTGGATTGTGTGCGaacgtgtgcgtttgtgtgtgtgtaggtgtacAGCAACCCAGAAGTGAACGGCAAACAGTCAGAACTTGTCGAAAACTTCCGTGCACACTTCCAACGGTACCGTTGCTCGATTGTGTTGTTATGCTTTTTTGTAATTCTCTCGCAACGAATCTTCGTGCAAAAGAGGAAAAGAGGTGACTTTGCGAACGAAACACATTGATGAAATGAAAGTGACTCCATTACCGGACGCCAGACGGAGGAGCATAAAAAATGGGATACACTATTTGCATACTTGTTGCTTCTTGCCTGACAGCCCCAGCAGCCACAGCATCAACGCTCTGAGATAAGAGAACAATCTCCTTATTCGTCTACTACTCGCGCCACACGCCAGTAGTGAGTGCAGCCTGGACAGTCTCTCAACTCGCATCTCACCCGCctctcatcatcatcttccctCAGGCGGCCTCCTCAGCAAGGCCTTTCGCTTTTCTCCGTTTCCACGGCACCCCCAGCCTGCCTACCCCCGTCTTCCGACCTCTTACATGTTGCGCTATTTGCACAACCTGGGCATTGGGTAGTTTGGCCATTATTAACAGTTACATTTCTGCAGCTACCGCGCACGCTGTGTGACATGCTGCCATTCGACCGTTATGGGACGTGAAGCCAAACGAGCTtcaaacgaacacacacacacacacatggaggCTCTAACGTCACGACCAATTGCTTCCCTTTCCCACCATCTAACACCGTCACCATGGTGaacgaatttcaaggccgttgCGATGTCATGTTTGCCTTCGCTTCTTTTTTCCATGCGCAAACTGTTGTACAGGCCGGCCCCCCGAacacccaccaccacacatctccctccctctctggTGTGTCAAGGGGAGTAGGTCGGAAAAATGCTTTCACTGGCGGgaggaaaagagaaagagttcggttgggaggggggggggggcagcaGAAGCACAAATCGTGTGATGATCCTTGGCGCAGTGTCTTCGGCTTGTGAAGCCCTATCGGCGACGGagtacatacaaaaaaaggaaagacgCAAACGCAAATGTTAGAGACTAGGGCCCGCTCTTTCCCtaaagccccccccccccgctggTGGCTCCCAAGTTTTACGAAGGCGTGCGCTAATTTATTCACACAGTTTTCCGATTCGAACTGTTTTGGCGGAAGAGAGCTATAAGGAAgagggaggaggaggtgtAATTTGCCCTTCGAGAGGAGATGTTGATTTTCGTTTCGTCTGTTGCTTGTACTGTTGTAACCACCCAGCCACCCGACCCAAATGATTGCTAATGATTAATGATTAAATTTGCATGTTTTCCTCGTCTTGGGGCATTGTTGGGGAAGTTTTGGTGGTTACTGGAAGCAAGAGAAACAGCTTCCGAGCCGATGAATAGTCATGGTTTGTTGGGGAAACAGTGAAATAGACATAGACTTGCGTTCGATACAGCGAGTATTATCCTTGCTTTTGGGAGTAATAGTGCTCCTTCGTTGCCCAATAACATCCAGCATGTTATACAATTAGACAACTGATGTACTGCAACAGGCCGGGCACAGGTTGACCGGTAAGCAATGAAAGGAAGGACAACTGCGCCAGGTTAAAAGGTGTTCTACCCAGCTACGATCGATATTCATTTCCCGCTGGCCTCCCAACTGGCACCCAAAGAAAGGTCGCACCAAACCGTGTGCGGTGGTGCACTGTCCCAGGAGATCTTTGACCGTGGACCGTGCCCGTTGTCTTTCGCACCCCTTGCTCGTAAGTATGCGTGAACCAGTTCCAGATTCGATCGAGCTTCTCCAGTTCAATATCCAAGACTGGTTTCCCTTCTTTGGAGCAACATTTGGAGCGCCCCAGtgtacagagagagagag encodes the following:
- the LOC1269623 gene encoding peptidyl-alpha-hydroxyglycine alpha-amidating lyase 1 isoform X2, with translation MYTKQNKIFSHFWHQMVPFLGGLLIFSVHFTCTVEARPQTVSSNGNNTSNARFGAHEYAYVSSWPIVDRKLGSVSAVALDGDGNVVIFHRGSHVWQLSSFDTENRYQEATGGPIAQPTVLKFNRNTGELLQQWGENLFYMPHGLTVDHEQNYWLTDVALHQVFKFDLNHSTTEPVLTLGTRFEPGNDAYHYCKPTAVAVLKSGEFFVADGYCNGRIVKYSAEGIPLLSWGRNSFVLTRSFTLPSGQPVPASFFAIPHALALVPDRDLLCVADREQGRVQCFHTRNGTFHSQYSSPEIGSRLFSVKYISSDGGLLYTINGPQFVLNPVPVAGHIIEMASGNVIGRFQPNNPKHAFSNPHELAVTDDGSEVYVAELNPQMVHKFRRISPARPTGSTTTTVNPATSVTRNEAH
- the LOC1269622 gene encoding methyltransferase-like protein 25B yields the protein MDGNIPRLQAELQQKILESRQIVDLYRPIIDAYIVDFFHLNHWNSLPPSWIRCFSTIPIEHLPALLSFESRNTEITVWPLTVLALRSLFRRLVHTRSKPKTTEKHPTDPNCVYYKQSSLFHKSVKLKKRHEIEQFATNCSRENNCRTLVDIGSGQGNLARTLAYGFGFRVCCLEQNESFVQAARQKDAELWRRLVKLEPKLQNTTTIVPHPVHLHEKVNLDRIDPNAFEQLLRDALNIEKGQHSDALQFGLIGLHPCGDLAPSLLRLFLACHECRFIKLVCCCYMKLSCESSISNGESKEYGFPLSDFCRRTNLTLSYEAREMACHAIEQYRERLSGDYHELKIHAYRAAIESIIVRLRPDLKHAGLKGGIRATEVSFAEYCQRAVDGLGITVPESDVHSAATQSRLSRWEEVVKFYTIRLMFAPLIETIVLYDRWLFLLEQGTNARIDVLFDPYLSPRNHVITAYK
- the LOC1269623 gene encoding peptidyl-alpha-hydroxyglycine alpha-amidating lyase 1 isoform X1 codes for the protein MYTKQNKIFSHFWHQMVPFLGGLLIFSVHFTCTVEARPQTVSSNGNNTSNARFGAHEYAYVSSWPIVDRKLGSVSAVALDGDGNVVIFHRGSHVWQLSSFDTENRYQEATGGPIAQPTVLKFNRNTGELLQQWGENLFYMPHGLTVDHEQNYWLTDVALHQVFKFDLNHSTTEPVLTLGTRFEPGNDAYHYCKPTAVAVLKSGEFFVADGYCNGRIVKYSAEGIPLLSWGRNSFVLTRSFTLPSGQPVPASFFAIPHALALVPDRDLLCVADREQGRVQCFHTRNGTFHSQYSSPEIGSRLFSVKYISSDGGLLYTINGPQFVLNPVPVAGHIIEMASGNVIGRFQPNNPKHAFSNPHELAVTDDGSEVYVAELNPQMVHKFRRISPARPTGSTTTTVNPATSVTRNEGENTPENGRYAGAPGMNSALTAGSIGIFSIVSTLIVTSLLVILMARVICFRTGQGSSSRVDEVPLRNMGDDEG